Proteins encoded within one genomic window of Edaphobacter lichenicola:
- a CDS encoding alpha/beta hydrolase family protein, whose protein sequence is MLSRLYAKWMYSWETALTTRDTNRIVRPLEWGFDWLEDFSPLALAANPHLGDTPVADDYARMTAVNRDIVARADEFFGYETPTDFRLERRHPQLYPTNVRPETLEEDAELKRQAETGEIEEAEFLRFTSPIRTRYPENDQVNARWYPAHPEAQKGRPKQAMIVMPQWNADAFSHNALCTLFNSFGISCLRLSKPYHDVRRPAELERSDYAVSSNVGRTTEACRQAVVDIRSCIDWLESQGYEHFGVLGTSLGSCYAFIAAAFDQRLQVCAFNHASTWFGDVVWAGQSTRHIRAAFEQSGLTQDQVREIFSIVSPMSYMDRFAATPKRVLVVHATYDLTFPLKYSLDVLTNFDALKIDYISKVLPCGHYTTGETPYKYIDGWYLGSFIYKSFKHLAQTKTITSLESHLTAKAQ, encoded by the coding sequence ATGCTCTCAAGGCTTTATGCAAAGTGGATGTACTCCTGGGAGACAGCCCTCACCACACGCGACACCAACCGCATCGTTCGCCCCCTCGAGTGGGGCTTCGACTGGCTCGAGGACTTCAGCCCCCTGGCTCTAGCAGCCAACCCGCACCTCGGCGACACGCCCGTGGCAGACGACTACGCCCGCATGACCGCCGTCAACCGCGACATCGTCGCGCGAGCCGACGAGTTCTTCGGCTACGAGACCCCCACCGACTTCCGCCTCGAGCGCCGACACCCCCAGCTCTACCCCACCAACGTCCGCCCCGAGACGCTCGAAGAGGATGCCGAACTCAAACGCCAGGCCGAGACCGGCGAGATCGAAGAGGCCGAGTTCCTTCGCTTCACCTCGCCCATCCGCACCCGCTATCCAGAGAACGACCAGGTCAACGCCCGCTGGTATCCCGCCCACCCCGAAGCACAAAAGGGAAGGCCGAAGCAGGCCATGATCGTCATGCCCCAGTGGAACGCCGACGCCTTCTCCCACAACGCCCTCTGCACCCTCTTCAACAGCTTCGGCATCTCCTGCCTCCGCCTCTCCAAGCCCTACCACGACGTCCGCCGCCCAGCCGAACTCGAGCGCTCCGACTACGCCGTCAGCTCCAACGTAGGCCGCACCACCGAGGCCTGCCGTCAGGCCGTAGTCGACATCCGCAGCTGCATCGACTGGCTCGAATCCCAGGGCTACGAGCACTTCGGCGTCCTCGGGACCAGTCTCGGCAGTTGCTACGCCTTCATCGCCGCCGCCTTCGACCAGCGTCTCCAGGTCTGCGCCTTCAACCACGCCTCCACCTGGTTCGGAGACGTCGTATGGGCCGGCCAGAGCACCCGCCACATCCGCGCCGCCTTCGAGCAGTCCGGCCTAACGCAAGATCAGGTCCGCGAGATCTTCTCCATCGTCAGCCCCATGTCCTACATGGACCGCTTCGCTGCAACCCCCAAACGAGTCTTAGTCGTCCACGCCACCTACGACCTAACCTTCCCCCTGAAATACTCGCTCGACGTACTCACCAACTTCGACGCCCTCAAGATCGACTACATCTCCAAGGTCCTCCCCTGCGGCCACTACACCACCGGCGAAACCCCCTACAAGTACATCGACGGCTGGTATCTAGGCTCCTTCATCTACAAGTCCTTCAAGCACCTCGCACAAACGAAGACCATCACATCTCTCGAATCGCACCTAACCGCAAAAGCTCAATAA
- a CDS encoding helix-turn-helix transcriptional regulator, with protein MKRTVLSHVLLLGLVGGVLIAILRWSEYQFLVIEHSFEIYGAIVAILFSAFGIWLGLKLTKPREKIILREVLVPPAAPATLDPFTANQPQLDALGITPRELEILSLIAEGLSNREIAGRLFVSENTVKTHCSRAFDKLGARRRTQAVQLGKQLGLLP; from the coding sequence ATGAAGCGCACCGTTCTCAGCCACGTCCTACTTCTCGGCCTCGTCGGCGGCGTCCTCATCGCCATCCTCCGCTGGTCCGAGTACCAGTTCCTCGTCATCGAGCACTCCTTTGAGATCTATGGCGCCATCGTCGCCATCCTCTTTTCTGCCTTCGGCATCTGGCTGGGCCTCAAGCTCACCAAACCTCGCGAAAAAATCATCCTCCGCGAAGTCCTCGTCCCCCCGGCCGCGCCAGCTACGCTTGACCCCTTCACTGCGAACCAGCCCCAGCTCGACGCACTCGGCATCACCCCTCGCGAGCTCGAGATCCTGAGCCTTATCGCTGAGGGCCTCAGCAACCGCGAGATCGCCGGCCGTCTCTTCGTCAGTGAGAACACCGTCAAAACCCACTGCAGCCGGGCCTTCGACAAGCTGGGGGCTCGCCGTCGCACCCAGGCCGTCCAGCTAGGCAAACAACTCGGCCTCCTCCCCTAG
- a CDS encoding TetR/AcrR family transcriptional regulator: protein MRYGPEHKGEVHQKIVKDGSRRVRTEGITGAAVSAVMRDAGLTHGGFYKHFGSKDELLMESVCEAFREMSDSLVEAGERSQPGTAWKAIVKAYLSVEHCDHAEDGYPLTALAPELARADKAMKAPMLGELVKYKNRMLPFMPGRRTADKERAFFSIFSTMIGTVEIARMLPEPAMREKVLASAREFLLRSF, encoded by the coding sequence ATGCGATATGGGCCAGAGCACAAAGGCGAAGTCCATCAGAAGATTGTGAAAGACGGCTCGCGCCGCGTTCGCACGGAAGGCATCACCGGCGCCGCGGTTTCAGCCGTGATGAGAGATGCCGGCCTGACCCACGGAGGCTTTTACAAGCACTTCGGAAGCAAGGACGAACTGCTGATGGAGTCGGTGTGCGAGGCTTTTCGCGAGATGTCCGACAGCCTGGTTGAGGCTGGGGAAAGGTCCCAACCGGGTACGGCGTGGAAGGCGATTGTGAAGGCCTATCTGAGCGTGGAGCACTGTGATCACGCCGAAGACGGGTACCCCTTGACGGCTCTTGCTCCGGAGTTGGCGCGGGCCGATAAGGCGATGAAAGCCCCGATGCTTGGGGAGCTGGTGAAGTACAAGAATCGAATGCTTCCCTTTATGCCGGGCCGGCGAACTGCGGACAAGGAGAGGGCTTTCTTTTCGATCTTTTCCACGATGATCGGGACAGTTGAGATCGCTCGGATGCTGCCCGAGCCCGCGATGCGAGAGAAGGTGCTGGCTAGTGCCAGGGAGTTTCTGTTGCGCAGCTTTTGA
- a CDS encoding AAA family ATPase — protein sequence MKLIFLYGLPATGKLSVAQELAAMTGYKLFHNHLTVDLLLSVFDFGSPGFVALREEIWLSVFDQASLSQLPALIFTFAPEPTVRPSFLPNTLNTTAQRGDEVEFVELVCPLSELKRRLNSPSRLQYRKLTSEMLFDQIHTAGGFEGSFLPKPRISIDTSLCTPPQAAAKIAEVLALDLSLT from the coding sequence ATGAAGCTGATCTTTCTCTATGGTCTGCCCGCTACCGGAAAGTTGAGCGTCGCGCAGGAGTTGGCAGCGATGACCGGCTACAAACTCTTCCACAACCATCTCACGGTCGATCTGCTTCTGTCGGTCTTTGACTTCGGTTCGCCAGGCTTCGTCGCACTGCGGGAAGAGATCTGGCTTTCGGTATTCGATCAGGCCAGTCTTAGCCAATTGCCAGCCCTCATCTTTACCTTCGCCCCCGAACCAACGGTGCGGCCCAGCTTTCTTCCGAACACGCTGAATACCACTGCTCAGAGAGGCGATGAGGTGGAGTTTGTCGAACTCGTCTGTCCGCTAAGCGAGTTAAAGCGGCGACTGAACAGTCCATCGCGACTTCAATATCGCAAATTGACTTCAGAGATGCTGTTCGATCAGATTCATACGGCGGGAGGATTCGAGGGATCATTCCTGCCGAAGCCACGGATCTCGATCGACACGAGTTTATGTACGCCCCCACAGGCAGCCGCGAAGATCGCTGAAGTGCTGGCACTGGATCTATCGCTGACTTGA
- a CDS encoding thioredoxin family protein, whose protein sequence is MPAIRSCKQCGQKNRIAANHLSDTGRCGACKTPLPPLDEPLQVDAALFDEIVQNSRVPVLVDFWAEWCGPCRAAAPEVARTARDMAGDALVLKVDTDKHQQFAARFQVRGIPNFAVFSAGKLVKQQAGVVGHDVMEEWLRSVAPSRTA, encoded by the coding sequence ATGCCTGCAATTCGAAGCTGCAAACAGTGTGGCCAGAAGAATCGTATTGCTGCAAATCACCTTTCCGACACAGGCCGTTGCGGCGCGTGTAAGACTCCGCTGCCGCCGCTCGACGAGCCTTTGCAGGTCGATGCGGCGCTCTTCGACGAGATTGTCCAAAACTCGCGCGTCCCCGTTCTCGTTGACTTCTGGGCGGAGTGGTGTGGGCCTTGTCGTGCTGCCGCTCCAGAGGTTGCGCGCACGGCGAGGGATATGGCGGGAGACGCTCTTGTGTTGAAGGTCGATACCGACAAACACCAGCAGTTCGCCGCACGGTTCCAGGTGCGCGGTATCCCCAACTTCGCCGTCTTTTCGGCCGGCAAGCTTGTGAAACAGCAGGCTGGCGTCGTTGGGCACGACGTGATGGAGGAATGGCTGCGATCTGTTGCGCCGTCTCGAACGGCCTGA
- a CDS encoding sigma-70 family RNA polymerase sigma factor — translation MSAALVILPVVWATAAPSRKKTLPEVVEQKKTAPELAFYRKYTEGMLRRYVRLSMEAGRAPSLLGREMFRGKVTSYRVHSFEDVVIFVHDVETCLKKLNEGQQHLIRRIALQEFTQAETAGLLGLSLRSVHRQYADALDELTEIFLERKLLEPAKACQEAGTIL, via the coding sequence ATGAGTGCAGCTTTGGTGATTCTGCCGGTGGTGTGGGCTACGGCTGCGCCTTCTCGTAAGAAGACGCTGCCAGAGGTGGTGGAACAGAAGAAGACGGCTCCGGAACTGGCGTTCTACCGGAAGTATACGGAGGGAATGCTGCGACGGTATGTGAGGCTGTCGATGGAGGCGGGAAGAGCGCCGTCGTTGCTGGGCCGCGAGATGTTTCGCGGGAAGGTGACGAGCTACCGAGTGCACAGCTTTGAAGATGTGGTGATCTTCGTGCATGACGTGGAGACGTGTCTCAAGAAGCTGAACGAGGGACAACAACACTTGATCCGACGGATTGCGCTGCAGGAGTTTACGCAGGCGGAGACGGCGGGGCTGCTGGGGTTGAGCCTGAGGTCGGTGCACCGGCAGTATGCGGATGCGCTGGATGAGCTGACGGAGATCTTCCTGGAACGGAAACTTCTGGAGCCTGCGAAGGCTTGTCAAGAGGCTGGAACTATCCTGTAA
- a CDS encoding carboxypeptidase-like regulatory domain-containing protein has protein sequence MRALLLAAILGSAALLSGATPRPSLAGTVLDSNGHPLAGVTVMVYHAGVKVGYSTFCPSCYVDCGKRTKTDAKGAFEIKDLAPDLWFTLLAARDGYVPEITKTIDPVKVPTVSLKLAARPSTADFSGTVRGRVVESDGSPVPDAIINPTGLIIGEGSTYGAVPGLQPISVTNKQGEFEVAYSKPTPKMLLEVEARGLAPKFVVMETGPDRRSVTLADGATIVGRLVQNGKSVPNAQIGLIAKERGGFGDNLNLIGNPYEVVRIGTDANGRFTIPNVPAAVDWYLYATMDSISTLGAASPIEVYVGKDGQYLQVPDLVIKPGLYIRGTIHASDNKPIADGMRVTLSSETVWDFQTVPLVAGYFEFTSLAFGKYTISASVKGYHEKNPQYGPTPFSVDHDVDNFTITIYPNAP, from the coding sequence ATGAGAGCACTTCTACTCGCCGCAATCCTCGGCTCTGCAGCCTTGCTCTCAGGCGCCACCCCACGTCCTAGCCTCGCCGGCACTGTTCTCGATTCGAACGGCCACCCACTTGCCGGTGTTACCGTCATGGTCTACCACGCCGGCGTCAAGGTTGGCTACAGCACTTTCTGCCCAAGCTGCTACGTCGACTGCGGCAAGCGGACCAAAACCGACGCCAAGGGCGCCTTTGAGATCAAGGACCTCGCCCCCGACCTCTGGTTCACCCTGCTTGCGGCCCGCGACGGATACGTCCCCGAGATTACTAAGACCATCGACCCGGTGAAAGTTCCCACTGTCTCCCTCAAACTCGCCGCCAGACCTTCAACCGCCGACTTCAGTGGCACCGTTCGCGGTCGCGTCGTCGAGTCGGACGGCTCGCCCGTCCCGGACGCGATCATTAATCCAACCGGCCTCATCATTGGAGAAGGCAGCACCTACGGCGCCGTCCCGGGACTTCAGCCCATCTCAGTCACCAACAAGCAGGGAGAGTTCGAAGTCGCCTACTCGAAACCCACGCCGAAGATGCTCCTCGAAGTCGAAGCCCGCGGGCTGGCCCCAAAGTTTGTTGTCATGGAGACCGGACCCGACCGCCGCTCCGTCACCCTCGCCGATGGGGCTACCATCGTCGGCCGTCTCGTCCAAAATGGTAAGTCAGTCCCCAACGCCCAGATCGGTCTCATCGCGAAGGAACGTGGCGGTTTCGGCGACAACCTCAATCTCATCGGGAATCCATATGAAGTAGTTCGCATCGGGACCGACGCAAACGGCCGCTTCACTATTCCCAACGTTCCCGCCGCCGTCGACTGGTACCTTTACGCCACCATGGACTCCATCTCCACCCTCGGCGCAGCCAGCCCAATCGAGGTCTACGTCGGCAAAGACGGCCAGTACCTGCAGGTTCCGGACCTCGTCATCAAACCCGGCTTATACATCCGCGGAACCATTCATGCAAGCGATAACAAGCCAATTGCGGATGGCATGCGCGTGACCCTCTCATCCGAAACGGTCTGGGACTTTCAGACCGTCCCGCTCGTCGCCGGCTACTTCGAGTTCACTAGTCTTGCATTTGGCAAATACACTATCAGCGCGTCCGTCAAGGGATACCACGAAAAAAACCCGCAGTACGGCCCCACCCCTTTTTCGGTCGATCACGACGTCGACAACTTCACGATCACGATCTACCCAAACGCTCCTTAG
- a CDS encoding DUF4126 family protein, whose protein sequence is MAMQMLTWLIAIPLLGLVTGLRTMTAMAVLCWFAYAGHLPVDDSWAAWSGKLVTAIVFTVLALGELVGDKLPKTPNRTAPFPLIARLVFAGLVGAIVAAGLNGSGVEGVILCVLGSLIGAFAGFLIRREIVVWLGCKDWPVALVEDLSAVLGAVLAMGIVTG, encoded by the coding sequence ATGGCGATGCAAATGTTGACCTGGTTGATCGCCATCCCCCTGCTAGGTCTCGTCACCGGCCTCCGAACGATGACCGCCATGGCTGTTCTTTGCTGGTTCGCCTACGCGGGTCATCTACCAGTAGACGATAGCTGGGCGGCCTGGAGCGGAAAACTCGTCACCGCAATCGTCTTCACCGTGCTGGCATTAGGCGAGCTCGTTGGGGACAAGCTACCTAAGACGCCCAATCGAACGGCACCGTTCCCATTGATCGCAAGGCTTGTCTTTGCCGGTCTGGTTGGAGCCATCGTGGCTGCAGGACTCAACGGATCCGGAGTCGAGGGCGTCATCCTCTGCGTGCTGGGATCCTTGATCGGTGCCTTCGCCGGCTTCCTGATTCGCCGAGAGATCGTAGTGTGGTTAGGGTGTAAAGACTGGCCGGTGGCACTCGTCGAGGATCTGAGCGCGGTCCTGGGCGCGGTCCTCGCGATGGGGATTGTGACCGGATAA
- a CDS encoding DUF4199 domain-containing protein, whose amino-acid sequence MKKTIVTFGLISGVLSSVMMCGTLRFLSDLNHGQKALVIGYTTIVLSFLLVYFGIRSYRDNLAGGTITFGRAFTIGICITLISCIFYVVTWEILYFNFMHGIMDSYFAKLIEKAQSAPGTAEAIQAKVAAIRHEQQMYENPLVNALYTFIEPFPVGLLITLISAAILRKKPQSQATSLAATA is encoded by the coding sequence TTGAAGAAGACCATTGTTACCTTCGGCCTTATCTCCGGCGTTCTCTCCTCCGTCATGATGTGCGGCACGCTCCGTTTCCTCAGCGACCTCAACCACGGTCAAAAAGCTCTGGTCATCGGCTACACGACCATCGTGCTTTCCTTCCTCCTTGTCTACTTCGGCATCCGCTCCTACCGGGACAACCTCGCCGGCGGCACTATCACCTTCGGCCGTGCCTTCACGATTGGCATTTGCATCACCCTCATCTCCTGCATCTTCTACGTCGTGACGTGGGAGATACTCTACTTCAACTTCATGCACGGCATCATGGACAGCTACTTCGCTAAGCTCATTGAGAAGGCTCAATCTGCACCCGGCACCGCCGAAGCGATCCAGGCCAAAGTCGCCGCCATCCGCCACGAGCAGCAGATGTACGAGAACCCCTTGGTCAACGCGCTCTACACCTTCATAGAACCGTTCCCAGTGGGGCTTCTCATCACCCTGATCTCCGCGGCCATCCTCCGCAAGAAGCCACAATCGCAAGCCACGTCACTTGCGGCGACAGCTTAA
- a CDS encoding nuclear transport factor 2 family protein: MSIETNPASATETFEKFVVAINSHNIEALIRLMTTDHLFVDSLGNRVQGAASMKTGWRAYFAMCPDYAIVVRKTLANSDTVMSTGVAGGTIDNVAWQTPAAWLATINNGQVAEWRVFADNKPVYDILALRPRKQS; this comes from the coding sequence ATGTCCATAGAAACCAATCCCGCATCCGCAACGGAGACGTTTGAAAAGTTCGTTGTTGCGATCAACAGCCACAACATTGAAGCTCTGATCCGGCTCATGACAACCGATCATCTCTTCGTAGATTCGTTGGGCAACCGCGTACAGGGAGCCGCTTCCATGAAGACCGGCTGGCGCGCATACTTTGCCATGTGCCCGGACTACGCCATCGTAGTCAGAAAAACTCTCGCGAACTCAGACACAGTCATGTCGACTGGCGTAGCCGGCGGCACGATCGACAATGTCGCCTGGCAAACGCCCGCAGCCTGGCTGGCAACGATCAACAACGGGCAGGTAGCCGAGTGGCGCGTCTTCGCGGACAATAAGCCGGTCTATGACATTCTGGCGCTCAGACCGCGCAAGCAGTCCTAG
- a CDS encoding serine hydroxymethyltransferase: protein MPIDRNAPLAAADPEIAAQIENEIKRQHEGLEMIASENFVSRAVLEAAGTVFTNKYAEGYPGKRYYGGCEYADVVENIARDRAKQLFGADHVNVQPHSGSQANAAAYMTILNPGDCLLGLDLAHGGHLTHGHKLNFSGKLYRIVGYQVRKDTETVDYDELEATALREKPKVIVGGGSAYPRQFDFPRMRAIADKVGAYFMVDMAHFAGLVAGGAHPSPVPHAHIVTTTTHKTLRGPRAGMILCNQEFAAGVDRSVFPGQQGGPLIHIVAAKAVAFKEALAPEFATYASQVVTNAKVLAEAIAAEGYRIISGGTDTHVILIDVFQKGILGSEAEHALGEAGITVNKNAIPYDTNPPMKPSGIRIGTPALTTRGMKEPEMRVIAGWIAQALEHRTDSTKLQQIRNQVLEMAENFPLYKWLRET from the coding sequence ATGCCCATCGACCGTAACGCCCCGCTGGCCGCCGCCGACCCCGAAATCGCCGCTCAGATTGAAAACGAAATAAAGCGCCAGCACGAAGGCCTCGAGATGATCGCCTCCGAAAACTTCGTAAGCCGCGCGGTGCTCGAGGCCGCAGGCACCGTTTTCACCAACAAATACGCAGAAGGCTACCCCGGAAAGCGCTACTACGGCGGCTGCGAGTACGCCGACGTCGTCGAAAACATAGCCCGCGACCGCGCCAAACAACTCTTCGGCGCCGACCACGTCAACGTCCAGCCCCACTCCGGCTCCCAGGCCAACGCCGCCGCCTACATGACCATCCTCAACCCCGGCGACTGCCTCCTCGGCCTCGACCTGGCCCACGGCGGCCACCTCACCCACGGCCACAAGCTCAACTTCTCAGGCAAACTCTACAGAATCGTCGGCTACCAGGTCCGCAAAGATACCGAAACCGTTGATTATGATGAACTTGAAGCCACCGCACTCCGCGAAAAACCTAAGGTAATCGTAGGGGGAGGCAGCGCCTACCCGCGCCAGTTCGACTTCCCCCGCATGCGCGCCATCGCCGACAAAGTAGGCGCCTACTTCATGGTCGACATGGCCCACTTCGCCGGCCTGGTAGCTGGAGGAGCCCATCCTTCGCCCGTTCCCCACGCCCACATCGTCACCACCACCACCCACAAAACCCTGCGTGGACCGCGCGCCGGCATGATCCTCTGCAATCAGGAGTTTGCTGCAGGCGTAGACCGCAGTGTCTTTCCTGGCCAACAGGGTGGCCCACTCATTCACATCGTCGCGGCCAAAGCAGTAGCCTTCAAAGAGGCTCTGGCACCGGAGTTCGCGACCTACGCGAGCCAGGTAGTCACCAATGCCAAAGTCCTCGCCGAAGCCATCGCCGCCGAGGGCTATCGCATCATCTCCGGGGGCACCGACACGCATGTCATCCTCATCGACGTCTTCCAGAAAGGAATACTAGGCTCAGAGGCAGAACACGCTCTGGGAGAGGCTGGGATCACGGTCAACAAGAATGCAATCCCCTATGACACGAACCCGCCGATGAAGCCCAGCGGCATCCGAATCGGCACGCCAGCCTTGACGACAAGGGGTATGAAGGAGCCCGAGATGCGCGTCATTGCCGGCTGGATCGCGCAGGCTCTCGAACACCGGACCGACTCTACCAAGTTGCAGCAGATCCGCAACCAAGTGCTCGAAATGGCGGAGAATTTCCCTCTGTACAAATGGCTGCGAGAAACATAA